Proteins encoded together in one Planctomyces sp. SH-PL14 window:
- a CDS encoding DUF11 domain-containing protein, whose protein sequence is MPAHGRLLHAKHLFPYLFGPWFQFQRLLLRLNWTLFVPLRIASLWTASAVCGVMGVIGAILLFLFNTPGTPAKASTEEPTVVERIAITIPTDLGPAVPVIPVSISVPVPPPVSTSFSDLRLAFARTRLPASWDLREQQMLVSRPQPAAPQNPYLLRDGWFTMNSARHGQMAADLFHPYVTRPGVVTASFAPTFSAAESVDPAQPVGTNRTPSIVVSREEGNGPVSLNQEASYTLVVTNPSPELIESAVVEERLSALHRVVNTEPPASLTPDGTALQWNVSNLRSGESRRIRVTLTPESSDPIRHQTIVSLTARVAGSTTIRTPYIPPEVPAAPPTPPPAPPQPTRPAPRPVLTLDLEQPNQVDLGGDVRAYYVIRNTGDGPATDVVTYVTISDQLDHRYGEYLEHRMSELAAGDSRRIKFYAVGARPGVATLASRLSAANAEPVVKVFEIAIAASGSPSTGGPGSIDPRTFPGNQGTSPGPGYPAARPGNGAGGLPSTGGPPSTGGRSTVPSRARPDLDDGLPSRVQSTVPGGREPFPGGNGSLPANPGAGQGSLASPGPGFNAGNSFNSGNGVNPGTGFNPGGNFNPGSGSLPGRAEDGAWNGAPGREQGGPLTSPFGQEPLPSSTFPGRDRGNTGMPATDGQWRPNGAVDNQPSRTSIPTGPSGNSSIPEDKILHRRRDDDELARPNRKVVPEKKVDTPSSMPANPYAAPGLNRGVPDQPYNGGFAPAVPGNSSPFSTDLGQPQTIPYPGSRSPDAGSPFPAMPEQPNFGRPAERPTDLFSPEPAGGPGAGDPFPGAGGRTRPQPTGRPGLSDEPQPTPFVDPFPGNAAGNPSSVPFSPSPGGNSSSPLFPGDTAPGMFPPAGGPQPGGAGGTSIPSRRQDPVFFDDPVKSTIPPGGIGPMPAVEPQHYPSVLPDNGFFPTGGQQPAFGTPGGFSPPPSNPQPAPANGGFFEPTPAPAQPLQPQPFPPAEGGEKAI, encoded by the coding sequence GTGCCTGCCCACGGACGGCTGCTCCACGCAAAGCACCTCTTCCCCTACCTCTTCGGTCCCTGGTTCCAGTTCCAGCGGCTCCTGCTGCGCCTCAATTGGACGCTCTTCGTCCCCCTCCGCATCGCCTCCCTCTGGACGGCGAGCGCCGTCTGCGGCGTCATGGGAGTCATCGGCGCGATCCTGCTCTTCCTCTTCAACACCCCGGGCACCCCGGCTAAAGCCTCGACCGAAGAACCGACCGTCGTAGAACGGATCGCGATCACGATCCCGACCGACCTCGGCCCGGCCGTCCCGGTGATCCCGGTCTCCATCTCCGTCCCCGTTCCGCCCCCCGTCAGCACTTCGTTCTCCGACCTCCGGCTCGCCTTCGCCCGCACGCGGCTCCCCGCCTCCTGGGACCTCCGCGAACAGCAGATGCTCGTCTCCCGCCCGCAGCCCGCGGCGCCGCAGAACCCCTACCTCCTGCGGGACGGCTGGTTCACGATGAACTCGGCCCGCCACGGCCAGATGGCGGCCGACCTCTTCCACCCCTACGTCACCCGTCCCGGCGTGGTGACCGCCTCCTTCGCGCCGACCTTTTCCGCGGCGGAGAGCGTCGATCCCGCGCAGCCGGTCGGGACGAACCGCACTCCCTCGATCGTCGTGTCGCGCGAGGAAGGGAACGGACCGGTCAGCCTCAATCAGGAAGCGAGCTACACGCTCGTCGTCACGAACCCCAGCCCCGAACTGATCGAGTCGGCGGTCGTCGAAGAACGCCTGAGCGCGCTCCACCGCGTCGTCAACACCGAGCCCCCCGCGTCGCTCACGCCCGACGGCACCGCTCTGCAGTGGAACGTCTCCAACCTCCGCTCCGGAGAGAGCCGCCGGATCCGCGTCACGCTGACGCCCGAGTCGAGCGATCCGATCCGCCATCAGACGATCGTCTCGCTGACCGCGCGGGTCGCGGGCTCGACGACGATCCGGACACCGTACATTCCGCCGGAAGTGCCGGCCGCGCCTCCGACGCCCCCGCCCGCGCCGCCGCAACCGACGCGGCCCGCCCCGCGGCCGGTCCTGACGCTCGATCTCGAACAGCCGAATCAGGTCGACCTTGGCGGAGACGTCCGGGCCTACTACGTCATCCGCAACACGGGCGACGGCCCGGCGACGGACGTCGTCACCTACGTCACGATCTCCGACCAGCTCGACCACCGCTATGGCGAATACCTCGAGCACCGGATGTCCGAGCTCGCGGCGGGGGATTCGCGGCGGATCAAGTTCTACGCCGTCGGCGCCCGTCCGGGCGTGGCGACGCTCGCCTCGCGGCTCTCCGCCGCGAACGCGGAGCCGGTCGTCAAGGTCTTTGAAATCGCGATTGCCGCCAGCGGCAGTCCCAGCACGGGGGGGCCGGGGTCGATCGACCCGCGGACCTTTCCCGGAAACCAGGGAACCAGCCCCGGCCCCGGTTACCCCGCCGCCCGCCCCGGAAACGGTGCCGGCGGTCTCCCGTCCACCGGCGGCCCCCCTTCCACCGGTGGCCGCTCGACCGTCCCCTCCCGCGCGCGACCTGACCTCGACGACGGTCTGCCCTCCCGTGTGCAGAGCACCGTCCCCGGTGGTCGTGAGCCGTTCCCCGGCGGCAACGGTTCCCTCCCGGCCAACCCCGGCGCCGGCCAAGGTTCGCTCGCCAGCCCCGGCCCCGGCTTCAACGCCGGCAACAGCTTCAACTCCGGTAACGGCGTCAACCCGGGGACCGGCTTCAACCCCGGCGGCAACTTCAATCCCGGCTCCGGCTCCCTCCCCGGCCGAGCCGAAGACGGCGCCTGGAATGGCGCCCCCGGCCGCGAGCAAGGCGGACCCCTGACGAGCCCCTTCGGGCAGGAGCCGCTCCCCTCGTCGACCTTCCCGGGCCGCGATCGTGGAAACACCGGGATGCCGGCGACCGACGGACAGTGGCGTCCCAACGGAGCGGTCGACAACCAGCCGTCCCGCACGTCGATCCCGACCGGCCCGTCGGGGAACTCGTCGATTCCGGAAGACAAGATCCTCCACCGCCGTCGCGATGACGACGAGCTGGCCCGGCCGAACCGGAAGGTCGTTCCGGAGAAGAAGGTCGACACCCCTTCGAGCATGCCGGCGAACCCCTACGCCGCTCCCGGCCTCAACCGCGGCGTTCCGGATCAGCCGTACAACGGCGGCTTCGCCCCGGCGGTCCCGGGCAACAGCTCGCCGTTCTCCACGGACCTCGGCCAGCCGCAGACGATTCCCTACCCCGGATCCCGTTCGCCGGACGCCGGAAGTCCTTTCCCCGCGATGCCGGAACAGCCGAACTTCGGTCGCCCCGCGGAGCGGCCAACGGACCTCTTCTCGCCCGAGCCGGCCGGTGGTCCCGGAGCCGGCGATCCGTTCCCGGGAGCCGGCGGCCGGACCCGCCCGCAGCCCACGGGGCGTCCCGGACTGTCGGATGAACCGCAGCCGACGCCGTTCGTCGATCCGTTCCCGGGGAATGCGGCGGGGAACCCGTCCAGCGTCCCGTTCTCCCCGAGCCCGGGAGGGAATTCGTCCAGTCCGCTGTTCCCGGGCGACACCGCTCCGGGAATGTTCCCGCCCGCCGGGGGACCGCAGCCGGGAGGAGCTGGCGGGACTTCGATTCCGTCGCGCCGCCAGGATCCGGTCTTCTTCGACGATCCGGTGAAGTCCACGATCCCACCCGGCGGCATCGGACCGATGCCGGCTGTCGAGCCGCAGCACTATCCCTCGGTCCTGCCGGACAACGGGTTCTTCCCGACCGGCGGCCAGCAGCCTGCCTTCGGAACCCCGGGAGGCTTTTCGCCGCCACCGTCGAATCCGCAGCCCGCCCCGGCCAACGGCGGGTTCTTCGAGCCGACTCCCGCTCCGGCTCAGCCGCTGCAACCGCAGCCCTTCCCGCCGGCCGAAGGGGGCGAGAAGGCCATCTGA
- a CDS encoding ABC transporter substrate-binding protein/permease (The N-terminal region of this protein, as described by TIGR01726, is a three transmembrane segment that identifies a subfamily of ABC transporter permease subunits, which specificities that include histidine, arginine, glutamine, glutamate, L-cystine (sic), the opines (in Agrobacterium) octopine and nopaline, etc.): MLRCLFGLAFLCVATFVAADDSLERVVKSGKLVWGADLEGGGPFIYAKADDPDTLIGFEVELADLIASKLGVKAEFRQGQWEKLPDVLDRGDIDIVLNGYEWSPERAQRYATSRPYYIYELQLLARKDDATLNDWPDLEKELDGEKRRVVVLGGSAAEAYVQDHFGDKVEIVRIDGITDAMRAVELHADGIDANLQDSPIVTFYLQEGFPGLKRVGRPVGKNYYVAMGRKEDLSLINRINEIILEARNDGSLRKIYDRYGLWNVTQETEALEIDPGKTNAPNAFQATRGWAVVQKYTPFLVRAAGVTVLMSVTAMPLAILTGMIIAICRLYGPAPLRMLGTFYVEVVRGTPLVLQLYTIYFLLPEVGIRFSAFTASIMGLAINYSAYEAEIYRAGMQAIPKGQWEAATSLGMSRWLTLRRIIVPQATRIVIPPMTNDFIALFKDTAVCSIITVVELSKEYYIHARSTGAVVELGIVTASLYLMMSYPLSKLTTYLEHRLHAAKT; this comes from the coding sequence ATGCTGCGGTGTCTGTTCGGTCTGGCCTTTCTGTGCGTTGCCACCTTCGTCGCCGCGGACGACTCGCTCGAGCGCGTGGTCAAGAGCGGAAAGCTCGTCTGGGGGGCCGACCTGGAGGGGGGCGGACCGTTCATTTACGCCAAGGCCGACGACCCGGACACGCTAATCGGCTTCGAGGTCGAACTGGCGGACCTGATCGCCTCCAAGCTCGGCGTGAAAGCGGAGTTCCGCCAGGGGCAGTGGGAGAAGCTCCCCGACGTGCTCGACCGGGGGGACATCGACATCGTCCTCAACGGGTACGAGTGGTCTCCCGAGCGGGCGCAGCGGTACGCGACTTCCCGCCCGTACTACATCTACGAGCTCCAGCTTCTGGCCCGGAAGGACGACGCGACGCTCAATGACTGGCCCGATCTCGAAAAGGAGCTCGACGGCGAGAAGCGGCGGGTGGTCGTCCTGGGGGGCTCCGCGGCGGAGGCGTACGTTCAGGATCACTTTGGCGACAAGGTCGAGATCGTCCGGATCGACGGCATCACGGACGCCATGCGGGCGGTCGAGCTCCATGCGGACGGGATCGATGCCAATCTTCAGGACTCGCCGATCGTCACCTTCTACCTCCAGGAAGGGTTCCCGGGGCTGAAGCGGGTCGGCCGGCCGGTGGGGAAGAACTACTACGTCGCGATGGGGCGGAAGGAGGACCTCTCCCTCATCAACCGGATCAACGAGATCATCCTCGAGGCGCGGAACGACGGCAGCCTGCGGAAGATCTACGACCGGTACGGGCTGTGGAACGTCACGCAGGAGACGGAAGCGCTGGAGATCGATCCGGGCAAGACGAACGCTCCGAACGCCTTCCAGGCGACGCGGGGCTGGGCGGTGGTGCAGAAGTACACGCCGTTCCTGGTCCGCGCGGCGGGGGTGACGGTGCTGATGTCCGTCACCGCGATGCCGCTGGCGATCCTGACGGGGATGATCATCGCCATCTGCCGCCTGTACGGCCCGGCGCCTCTGCGGATGCTGGGGACGTTCTATGTGGAAGTCGTCCGGGGGACGCCGCTCGTCCTGCAGCTTTACACCATCTACTTCCTGCTGCCGGAGGTCGGGATCCGGTTCAGTGCGTTCACCGCTTCGATTATGGGGCTGGCGATCAATTACTCCGCCTACGAGGCGGAGATCTACCGGGCGGGAATGCAGGCGATTCCGAAGGGGCAGTGGGAGGCGGCGACTTCGCTGGGGATGTCGCGGTGGCTGACGCTCAGGCGGATCATTGTTCCGCAGGCGACGCGGATCGTGATTCCGCCGATGACGAACGACTTCATCGCCCTCTTCAAGGACACGGCGGTCTGCTCGATCATCACGGTGGTGGAGCTGAGCAAGGAGTACTACATCCATGCCCGCAGCACGGGGGCGGTGGTGGAGCTCGGGATTGTGACGGCGAGTCTGTACCTGATGATGAGCTACCCGCTGTCCAAGCTGACGACGTATCTGGAGCACCGGCTGCACGCGGCCAAGACGTGA
- a CDS encoding YkgJ family cysteine cluster protein produces the protein MAITVHLPTLQNWSCHNCGGCCRQHAIYITPEERARIEQQEWTAAEGVPGPLFVKEGGWFRGRRTRLAHQADGGCVFLDEKGLCRIHAKFGEPAKPLACRIYPYAFHPSGKSVVVSLRYSCPSVVSNRGATLKAQEKDLKELARLVVPEGGDQMRPPAVSESAHLEWPDFRRLVAGLDATFADRGVPLVGRIVQAVEWVTHIGQANFDKIRGDRVDELVDVLRQAVAEQMPPLDRIAEPSSLGRVNFRLLCAQYARKDTELDLRSGWSGRWRLLRTALAFTRGTGTVPSLQPVFRPVPFSQLENSFGPLPAETDEILTRYFRVKIQGLHFCGPAYYGVPFVEGFWSLALVYPVVLWLARWLAASESRTALTAVDIEGALAIADHHHGYADIFGSSSFRSRVRFMAQKGDIGKLAVWYSR, from the coding sequence ATGGCGATCACCGTCCACCTGCCGACGCTCCAGAACTGGAGCTGCCACAACTGCGGCGGCTGCTGCCGGCAGCATGCGATTTACATCACGCCCGAGGAGCGGGCGCGGATCGAACAGCAGGAGTGGACCGCGGCCGAGGGCGTCCCGGGTCCGCTGTTCGTGAAAGAGGGGGGCTGGTTCCGCGGAAGGCGGACGCGGCTGGCGCATCAGGCGGACGGCGGCTGCGTGTTTCTGGACGAGAAGGGGCTGTGCCGGATCCACGCCAAGTTTGGTGAGCCGGCCAAGCCTCTGGCCTGCCGGATCTACCCGTATGCGTTTCATCCCTCGGGGAAGTCAGTCGTCGTCAGCCTGCGGTACAGCTGTCCCTCGGTCGTCTCGAACCGGGGGGCGACGCTGAAGGCTCAGGAGAAGGACCTCAAGGAGCTGGCGCGGCTGGTGGTTCCCGAAGGGGGGGACCAGATGCGGCCTCCCGCGGTGTCGGAGAGCGCGCATCTGGAGTGGCCGGATTTCCGGCGGCTCGTGGCGGGGCTCGATGCGACATTCGCGGACCGCGGTGTGCCGCTCGTGGGCCGGATCGTTCAGGCGGTCGAGTGGGTGACCCACATCGGCCAGGCGAACTTTGACAAGATCCGCGGCGACCGGGTCGATGAGCTGGTCGATGTCCTGCGGCAGGCGGTCGCCGAGCAGATGCCGCCGCTCGACCGGATCGCAGAGCCGTCGTCCCTGGGGCGGGTGAACTTCCGATTGCTCTGCGCGCAGTACGCCCGGAAGGATACGGAGCTCGATCTCCGGTCAGGATGGAGCGGCCGCTGGCGGCTGCTGCGGACGGCGCTCGCGTTCACCCGCGGAACCGGGACCGTTCCATCGCTCCAGCCGGTGTTCCGGCCGGTGCCGTTCTCTCAGCTGGAGAACTCGTTCGGCCCGCTCCCTGCCGAAACCGACGAGATCCTGACGCGGTACTTCCGGGTCAAGATTCAGGGGCTGCACTTCTGCGGTCCGGCTTACTACGGCGTTCCGTTCGTCGAAGGCTTCTGGAGCCTGGCGCTCGTCTACCCGGTCGTCCTGTGGCTGGCCCGGTGGCTGGCGGCGAGCGAGTCCCGGACAGCCCTGACCGCCGTGGACATCGAGGGGGCGCTGGCGATCGCTGACCATCACCACGGCTACGCGGACATCTTCGGCTCGTCGAGCTTCCGGAGCCGCGTGCGGTTCATGGCCCAGAAGGGGGACATCGGGAAGCTGGCGGTCTGGTACTCGCGATGA
- a CDS encoding response regulator — MKTVFTTGEAAKICKVSQQTIIRCFDSGQLKGFRVPGSRFRRIPRDVLYKFMKDNGIPTDALESGKRKALVVDDDPDLVELIKDALEGDGRFEVRVANNGFDAGMMVREYRPDVIVLDVMLPDINGKEVCQRVRSDSSLDDVKILCISGMVEASKIEELKAAGANDFLQKPFEVDKLIERLCQHLDMDMPVASR, encoded by the coding sequence ATGAAGACCGTCTTTACCACGGGTGAAGCTGCCAAGATCTGCAAGGTCAGCCAGCAAACCATCATCCGTTGCTTTGACTCCGGCCAGCTCAAGGGATTCCGCGTCCCCGGCTCGCGCTTCCGCCGGATTCCCCGTGACGTCCTCTACAAGTTCATGAAGGACAACGGGATCCCGACCGACGCCCTCGAAAGCGGCAAGCGCAAAGCCCTTGTCGTCGACGACGATCCGGATCTGGTCGAACTGATCAAGGACGCCCTGGAAGGGGATGGCCGGTTCGAAGTCCGCGTGGCGAACAACGGTTTCGACGCCGGGATGATGGTCCGGGAATACCGTCCGGACGTGATCGTCCTCGACGTGATGCTGCCGGACATCAACGGCAAGGAAGTCTGCCAGCGGGTCCGGAGCGATTCGTCCCTCGACGACGTCAAGATCCTGTGCATCAGCGGGATGGTGGAAGCGAGCAAGATCGAAGAGCTCAAGGCGGCGGGCGCCAACGACTTCCTCCAGAAGCCGTTCGAAGTCGACAAGCTCATCGAGCGTCTCTGCCAGCATCTCGACATGGACATGCCGGTCGCTTCGCGCTAG
- a CDS encoding type II toxin-antitoxin system HicA family toxin, with protein MSPQLPSLSSREVIAALQKAGFAVIPARGKGSHTFLYRPDPPTGLTVPKGEIGRGLLRAIIRQAGMTVEEFLKLL; from the coding sequence ATGTCACCGCAACTTCCTTCACTGTCGAGTCGAGAGGTGATCGCCGCTTTGCAGAAAGCTGGCTTTGCGGTCATTCCGGCACGGGGAAAGGGGAGCCACACCTTTCTCTATCGCCCCGATCCACCAACCGGCCTGACGGTCCCGAAAGGAGAGATCGGACGCGGCCTGCTTCGCGCCATCATTCGACAGGCGGGCATGACGGTCGAGGAGTTCTTGAAGCTCCTGTAG
- a CDS encoding sensor histidine kinase: MSSDCSELSLGFLQSILPCHSVVTFCERALEFWQSHVAPEAAAPDSPEASATPLILVRSPTRRAWFSVGLTDGDVRATLLKDRPWDGASSPGRDGLRQWQRCEWLTEVEGDVDLVGEIGTAADSSASRPAEQTWSQLVLAVWPQIYSEESTFLKRKLEAMAEFAAGAGHEINNPAATIVGRAGQLLREETDPERRRHLATIGAQAYRIRDMIGDAILFARPPRPSFADVRLSEVVLAALNLLDERLRKKSLAVTVEAPTDPEWTVPADRTQMEIVFCELLRNAIEASSPGHAIRVARRQFERSGQRLVEWLVEDGGRGLTETEREHLFDPFFSGRQAGRGLGFGLPKAWRIVDQHRGSLTVEAEPSATRFFLTMPAAS, encoded by the coding sequence GTGTCGAGTGACTGCTCCGAACTCTCGCTCGGCTTTCTCCAATCGATTCTGCCGTGTCACTCGGTCGTCACGTTCTGTGAGCGGGCCCTCGAGTTCTGGCAGAGCCATGTCGCCCCCGAGGCAGCCGCTCCCGACTCGCCGGAGGCTTCGGCGACACCCCTGATCCTCGTCCGCTCTCCCACCCGTCGGGCCTGGTTTTCCGTCGGGCTGACCGACGGCGACGTTCGCGCCACGCTCCTGAAGGACCGCCCCTGGGATGGGGCTTCATCGCCCGGCCGCGACGGACTCCGTCAATGGCAGCGATGCGAATGGCTGACGGAGGTGGAAGGAGATGTGGACCTGGTCGGAGAGATCGGAACCGCGGCCGACTCCTCGGCCTCCAGGCCCGCCGAGCAGACGTGGAGCCAGCTTGTCCTGGCGGTGTGGCCGCAGATCTACTCGGAGGAGTCGACCTTCCTGAAGCGGAAGCTGGAGGCGATGGCGGAGTTCGCCGCGGGGGCCGGGCACGAGATCAACAACCCCGCCGCCACGATCGTGGGCCGCGCCGGACAGCTCCTGCGGGAGGAGACCGACCCGGAACGCCGCCGGCACCTCGCCACGATTGGGGCCCAGGCGTATCGCATCCGGGACATGATCGGCGACGCCATCCTCTTCGCCCGTCCGCCGCGACCCAGTTTCGCCGACGTACGTCTCAGCGAGGTCGTCCTGGCCGCCCTGAATCTCCTCGATGAACGCCTGCGGAAGAAGTCGCTCGCAGTCACCGTGGAGGCGCCGACGGATCCCGAATGGACCGTCCCGGCGGATCGGACGCAGATGGAGATCGTCTTCTGCGAGCTGCTCCGGAACGCGATCGAGGCCAGCTCCCCCGGGCACGCGATCCGAGTCGCACGCCGGCAGTTCGAACGGTCAGGACAGCGACTCGTCGAGTGGCTCGTCGAGGACGGCGGGCGGGGGCTAACGGAGACGGAGCGCGAGCACCTGTTCGATCCCTTCTTCTCCGGCCGCCAGGCAGGCCGCGGCCTGGGCTTCGGGCTCCCGAAGGCCTGGCGGATCGTCGATCAGCACCGCGGATCGCTGACAGTCGAAGCCGAACCGTCCGCGACGCGGTTCTTTCTCACGATGCCGGCGGCTTCCTAG
- a CDS encoding ABC-F family ATP-binding cassette domain-containing protein: MAVLLQVRNAHKSYGGQVLLDGAECSITDDVKVGFVGRNGAGKSTLLKVLLGEEELDRGEVIRHPKLRLGYLRQHDAFQPGETVLDFLMRDSGQPDWKCGEVAGEFEIKGAYLEGPVSKLSGGWQTRVKLAALLLHDPNLLLLDEPTNFLDLRTQILLEHFLRHYDQACLIVSHDRGFLGATCQHTLELSRGKLTMFPGKIDAFLENMAERREHDERVNAGIQAKRKHLEEFIAKNKARASTATRAKSREKQLEKLEEVEVAADEPTVSIRPPQVEPRKGAALRCIDVSIGYPERTIAKEIGVEVDHQSRAAIVGDNGQGKTTFLRTIVDSLKPVSGEVRWGYGCDIGVYAQHVYTSLPPKQTVYEYLEAVAPAGTKTQEILNGAASLLFRGGDIKKKISVLSGGERARLCLAGLMLSKYTVLILDEPGNHLDVDTVDSLAEALLAYKGTVIFTSHDRHFMKRLATHVIEVRDGRVVNYNGNYDAYMYAVNKEIDEGEREAAKGMSKAPQDVLKAKAVVKKPDRGEREIRKEMNNVEKTIARLDEEKKKANAQLMEATDPKEAMRLHQEVTTLATQLTEAEEKWCALQEELGEW, translated from the coding sequence ATGGCGGTGTTGTTGCAGGTGCGGAACGCGCACAAGAGCTACGGCGGACAGGTCCTCCTCGATGGGGCCGAATGCTCGATCACGGATGACGTGAAAGTCGGCTTCGTCGGCCGCAACGGAGCGGGCAAAAGTACCCTCCTCAAAGTCCTCCTCGGCGAAGAAGAACTCGACCGCGGCGAGGTCATCCGCCACCCCAAACTCCGGCTCGGCTACCTCCGCCAGCACGACGCCTTTCAGCCGGGTGAGACGGTTCTCGACTTCCTGATGCGGGACAGCGGCCAGCCCGACTGGAAATGCGGCGAAGTCGCCGGCGAATTCGAGATCAAGGGGGCCTACCTCGAAGGCCCCGTCAGCAAACTTTCCGGCGGATGGCAGACCCGCGTGAAACTCGCGGCGCTCCTCCTGCACGACCCGAACCTGCTCCTCCTCGACGAACCGACGAACTTCCTCGACCTTCGCACCCAGATCCTGCTGGAACACTTCCTGCGGCACTACGACCAGGCGTGCCTCATCGTCTCGCACGACCGGGGCTTCCTCGGCGCGACCTGCCAGCACACGCTCGAATTGTCACGCGGCAAGCTGACGATGTTCCCGGGCAAGATCGACGCGTTCCTCGAGAACATGGCGGAACGCCGCGAGCACGACGAACGCGTGAACGCCGGCATCCAGGCCAAGCGGAAGCACCTCGAAGAGTTCATCGCCAAGAACAAGGCCCGGGCGAGCACCGCCACGCGGGCCAAGTCCCGCGAGAAGCAACTCGAGAAACTGGAAGAGGTTGAGGTCGCCGCCGACGAGCCGACGGTCAGCATCCGCCCGCCGCAGGTCGAGCCCCGCAAGGGGGCGGCCCTCCGCTGCATCGACGTCAGCATCGGCTATCCGGAGCGGACGATCGCCAAGGAGATCGGGGTCGAGGTCGATCACCAGTCCCGGGCCGCGATCGTCGGGGACAACGGCCAGGGAAAGACGACGTTCCTGCGGACGATCGTCGACTCGCTGAAACCCGTCTCGGGCGAAGTCCGCTGGGGCTACGGCTGCGACATCGGCGTCTACGCCCAGCACGTCTACACGAGCCTTCCGCCGAAACAGACGGTCTACGAGTACCTGGAAGCGGTCGCCCCGGCGGGGACCAAGACGCAGGAGATTCTGAACGGAGCGGCGTCGCTGCTGTTCCGCGGCGGCGACATCAAGAAGAAGATCTCGGTCCTGTCGGGGGGCGAACGGGCCCGGCTCTGTCTCGCCGGCTTGATGCTCTCCAAGTACACGGTCCTGATCCTCGACGAACCGGGAAACCACCTCGACGTCGACACGGTCGATTCGCTCGCCGAAGCCCTCCTGGCCTACAAGGGGACCGTAATCTTCACGAGCCACGACCGGCACTTCATGAAGCGGCTGGCGACGCACGTGATCGAAGTCCGCGACGGGCGGGTCGTGAACTACAACGGCAACTACGACGCCTACATGTACGCCGTGAACAAGGAAATTGATGAAGGGGAGCGGGAGGCGGCCAAGGGGATGTCGAAGGCCCCGCAGGATGTGCTGAAAGCGAAGGCGGTCGTCAAGAAGCCGGACCGGGGGGAGCGGGAGATCCGCAAGGAAATGAACAACGTCGAGAAGACGATTGCCCGCCTCGACGAGGAGAAGAAGAAGGCCAACGCCCAGCTGATGGAAGCGACCGATCCCAAGGAAGCGATGCGGCTGCATCAGGAGGTCACGACGCTCGCGACCCAGCTCACGGAGGCGGAGGAGAAGTGGTGTGCCCTTCAGGAAGAGCTTGGCGAGTGGTGA
- the rplU gene encoding 50S ribosomal protein L21, whose protein sequence is MSVFAIFETDGRQIRAQEGDVLQLDLRDGVETGTKLKFDRVLLANGGASSILGGPVIDGASVSCEVVEPIVKGEKLEIQKFRRRHNSRRHTGHRQKYTHVKVTGIQIPGLEVAAPKS, encoded by the coding sequence ATGTCCGTGTTTGCCATTTTTGAAACCGACGGCCGTCAGATTCGTGCTCAGGAGGGGGACGTCCTCCAGCTCGATCTTCGCGATGGCGTCGAGACCGGCACGAAGCTGAAGTTTGACCGGGTGCTCCTCGCCAACGGCGGAGCGTCCAGCATTCTGGGCGGTCCGGTGATCGACGGGGCTTCGGTCTCGTGCGAAGTCGTCGAGCCGATCGTCAAGGGCGAGAAGCTCGAGATTCAGAAGTTCCGCCGCCGTCACAATTCGCGTCGCCACACCGGTCACCGGCAGAAGTACACGCACGTGAAGGTGACGGGGATCCAGATTCCGGGTCTCGAAGTTGCCGCACCGAAGTCCTAA
- a CDS encoding type II toxin-antitoxin system HicB family antitoxin, translating into MAERVGRQVVLYPDREDGGWIAEVPSLPGCLSQGATKAEAIENIQDAIAAWTEGANAVGLPIPAENFDVELLAV; encoded by the coding sequence ATGGCGGAGCGTGTTGGCCGACAGGTTGTCCTGTATCCCGATCGCGAAGACGGCGGGTGGATCGCTGAAGTTCCGAGTCTTCCCGGTTGCCTTTCCCAAGGCGCAACCAAAGCCGAAGCGATCGAGAACATTCAGGACGCAATCGCCGCTTGGACAGAAGGGGCCAATGCCGTCGGTCTACCGATCCCCGCTGAGAACTTCGACGTCGAATTGCTGGCCGTCTGA